A genomic window from Synechococcus sp. CBW1107 includes:
- a CDS encoding HAD-IA family hydrolase has product MRVPLSPGAPAGLLLDAMGTLIGLRRSVGHTYAEVALRHGVIVEPAAIDRAFPAVLRRATPLAFPGLEEAELLAAERQWWSQRIEETLRSSGGDLDELDLPPELARELFERFAEPDLWKVYPDVIGPIGRWHGSGLRLAVVSNFDQRLHGLLEALDLAQLLELVVVSSAAGAAKPSPQPFRLALDGLGLRPEQVWHVGDSPEDLEGARAAGITCLLIRRH; this is encoded by the coding sequence ATGAGGGTGCCCCTGAGCCCTGGCGCACCCGCAGGGCTGCTGCTGGATGCCATGGGCACCTTGATCGGCCTGCGCCGATCCGTGGGACACACCTATGCAGAGGTCGCCCTCCGTCACGGCGTGATCGTGGAGCCGGCGGCGATCGATCGGGCTTTCCCTGCCGTGCTGCGCCGGGCTACGCCCCTGGCCTTCCCCGGCCTGGAGGAAGCGGAGCTTCTGGCGGCCGAGCGGCAGTGGTGGAGTCAACGGATCGAGGAGACGTTGCGCTCGAGCGGAGGCGACCTGGACGAGCTTGACCTTCCCCCTGAGCTGGCGCGTGAGCTGTTCGAGCGCTTTGCCGAGCCGGATCTCTGGAAGGTGTATCCCGATGTCATCGGCCCCATCGGCCGCTGGCACGGGTCTGGCCTGCGCCTGGCGGTGGTGAGCAACTTCGACCAGCGGCTGCACGGGCTGCTCGAGGCTCTCGACCTGGCGCAGCTTCTGGAGCTGGTGGTGGTCTCGAGTGCGGCGGGTGCCGCCAAACCCAGCCCCCAGCCCTTCAGGCTGGCCCTCGACGGCCTGGGACTCCGGCCCGAGCAGGTCTGGCATGTGGGCGACAGCCCCGAGGATCTGGAGGGTGCCCGGGCTGCCGGGATCACCTGTCTGCTGATCCGCCGCCATTGA
- the hflX gene encoding GTPase HflX, whose protein sequence is MKQSVLAGRVAGLRPAQKRRLERLAQRRHPEQGGADLLGLQRLAAESRELELPLSLVVDGRGLCRLLWVGPLEQSGRLIERLPGSERRQGQDLRLLSCIGRGQSLEPLGSDALVGMDLQPLFWLRFSDRARSGGRWPAAVYGLSRDEAQPWSCRLEGELADLCDPGINPAEAGELEGAGAINQTPQGPERVMLLALVSGEECASQRDIAELEGLVRSAGGLPVGVVRQKRQQAAPHTLWGEGKLREAALEARRLGATLVVTDRELTPVQARNLERLLDLPVSDRSELILDIFAQRAASSAGRLQVELAQLRYRLPRLSGRGLSLSRQGGGIGTRGPGETQLEKDRRAIARRIERLQRDVERLGEHRARLRQGRGGLKRLALVGYTNAGKSSLLNALTQPVAGEELLAENKLFATLDPTTRRLELPDGHGAVRRLLLTDTVGFIRELPPPLVEAFRSTLEETLEADGLLIVVDLADPAWPVQLETVHTILDSLGSQAPRRLVANQIDRCPAGALELARSLDADVVFISATEGLGLQHLRDLLQDWPQST, encoded by the coding sequence TTGAAACAGTCCGTTCTCGCCGGCCGTGTCGCAGGGCTGCGGCCCGCCCAGAAACGGCGCCTGGAGCGCCTGGCCCAGCGCCGCCACCCGGAACAGGGAGGCGCCGACCTGCTGGGACTGCAGCGGCTGGCGGCCGAGTCCCGGGAGCTGGAACTGCCCCTCAGCCTGGTGGTGGATGGTCGCGGCCTCTGCCGTCTGCTCTGGGTCGGCCCCCTGGAGCAATCGGGCCGGCTGATCGAGCGCCTGCCTGGCTCCGAGCGGCGTCAGGGCCAGGATCTACGGCTGCTCAGCTGCATCGGCCGGGGGCAATCGCTGGAGCCCCTTGGCAGCGACGCTCTGGTGGGCATGGACCTGCAGCCCCTCTTCTGGCTGCGTTTCAGCGACCGCGCCCGCTCCGGTGGTCGCTGGCCCGCCGCCGTCTACGGCCTCAGCCGCGATGAAGCCCAGCCCTGGAGCTGCCGGCTGGAAGGCGAGCTCGCCGACCTCTGTGATCCCGGCATCAACCCCGCCGAGGCGGGCGAGCTGGAGGGAGCCGGGGCGATCAACCAGACTCCGCAGGGGCCGGAGCGGGTGATGCTGCTGGCGCTCGTGAGCGGCGAGGAGTGCGCGAGCCAGCGCGACATCGCCGAGCTCGAAGGACTGGTGCGCAGTGCCGGTGGCCTGCCGGTGGGGGTGGTGCGCCAGAAGCGCCAGCAGGCCGCCCCCCACACCCTCTGGGGTGAAGGCAAACTGCGGGAAGCGGCACTGGAGGCACGCCGGCTCGGGGCCACCCTGGTGGTGACCGACCGTGAGCTCACCCCCGTACAGGCCCGCAATCTCGAGCGGCTGCTGGATCTGCCGGTGAGTGACCGCAGCGAGCTGATTCTCGACATCTTTGCCCAGCGGGCCGCCAGCAGCGCCGGGCGCCTGCAGGTGGAACTGGCCCAGCTGCGCTACCGCCTGCCCAGGCTGAGCGGCCGTGGCCTGAGCCTCTCGCGCCAGGGGGGCGGCATCGGCACTCGCGGACCGGGCGAGACCCAGCTGGAGAAGGACCGCCGCGCCATTGCCCGCCGGATCGAGAGGCTTCAGCGCGACGTGGAGCGGCTGGGGGAACACCGGGCTCGCCTCCGTCAGGGCCGGGGTGGGCTGAAACGTCTGGCCCTGGTGGGATACACCAATGCGGGCAAGAGCTCTCTGCTCAACGCCCTCACCCAGCCGGTGGCCGGGGAAGAATTGCTGGCGGAGAACAAGCTGTTCGCCACCCTCGATCCCACCACCCGCCGGCTGGAGCTGCCCGATGGCCACGGAGCGGTGCGACGCCTGCTGCTCACGGACACGGTGGGGTTCATTCGCGAATTGCCGCCGCCGCTGGTGGAGGCCTTCCGCTCCACCCTGGAGGAAACCCTCGAGGCCGACGGGCTGCTGATCGTGGTGGATCTGGCCGATCCGGCCTGGCCCGTGCAGCTCGAAACCGTTCACACCATCCTCGATTCCCTCGGCAGCCAGGCCCCCCGCCGGCTGGTGGCCAACCAGATCGATCGCTGCCCCGCCGGCGCCCTCGAGCTGGCCCGGTCCCTGGACGCCGATGTGGTGTTCATTTCCGCAACGGAAGGCCTGGGATTGCAGCACCTGCGCGACCTGCTGCAAGATTGGCCGCAATCCACGTAG
- a CDS encoding SLC13 family permease, with the protein MDDLLQAALQPQALITLMVLALAVVLFITGWLAPEVTGLLVAGLLMATGVLKPAEALEGFGSPALLTVLGLFALSAGLFRSGGLDRLRGLIGSDAVRSPKRMILMLTTLVGPVSAFVPNTPIVASLLPVVEGWCHRRRISPSKVLLPLSFATVLGGTLTLIGSSVNLLASEVSNKLGYGAFDLFSFTPIGIGVWLGGSLVMVLLSDRFLPDRGSDDRDLAHSFSGSGYLTEVMIPARSELVGKSLHGTRLQRRFDVDVLEIHRKDERFTPPLADRSLLEGDRLVLRCTRDDLLRLQQEHTIVLAPVPESGEAELASQALANLRMVEVLLPAGSTLAGESLRDLRFRQRYNTTVLALRRGNEVLRERLGRATLREGDVLLLQGPQDAIRGLQANNDLVVLEQIEDDLPTVSRKGLAMVIAILVIVLPTFKVLPLVAAVLLGTVAMVASGCLRTGELLRSIRLDVILLLGSLASFSVALEKTGLAEAMAKSLLIGLQHWPIFWALAGVFLFTTLLTEVMSNAATVAMVIPIAAKVAIGLGMPPMAFIFTVLFGASQSFLSPVGYQTNLMVFGPGRYRFLDVARYEFPLTLVMTLLVPWLVCRQFGI; encoded by the coding sequence ATGGACGACCTGCTTCAGGCCGCCCTCCAGCCCCAGGCCCTGATCACCCTGATGGTGCTGGCCCTGGCGGTCGTGCTGTTCATCACCGGCTGGCTCGCCCCGGAGGTCACGGGTCTTCTCGTCGCCGGTCTGTTGATGGCCACAGGGGTGCTCAAACCCGCCGAAGCCCTGGAGGGCTTCGGCAGTCCGGCTCTGCTCACCGTGCTGGGCCTGTTCGCGCTCTCGGCCGGCCTCTTTCGCTCCGGCGGCCTCGATCGGCTCAGGGGCCTGATCGGCTCCGACGCGGTCCGCAGCCCCAAGCGCATGATCCTGATGCTCACCACCCTGGTGGGACCAGTCTCAGCTTTCGTTCCGAACACCCCGATCGTCGCCTCATTGCTGCCCGTGGTCGAGGGCTGGTGCCATCGCCGCCGCATCTCCCCCTCGAAAGTGCTGCTGCCGCTGTCCTTCGCCACCGTTCTGGGAGGAACGCTGACGCTGATCGGCAGTTCGGTGAACCTGCTGGCCAGCGAAGTCAGCAACAAACTGGGTTACGGAGCCTTCGATCTGTTCAGCTTCACCCCGATCGGAATCGGAGTCTGGCTGGGAGGCAGCCTGGTGATGGTGCTGCTCTCCGACCGTTTCCTTCCGGATCGCGGCAGCGACGATCGCGACCTGGCCCACAGCTTCAGCGGTAGTGGCTACCTCACCGAAGTGATGATCCCGGCGCGCTCCGAGCTGGTGGGGAAATCCCTGCATGGCACGCGACTGCAACGACGTTTCGACGTCGACGTGCTCGAGATCCACAGAAAAGACGAGCGCTTCACCCCACCCCTGGCCGACCGCAGCCTACTCGAGGGGGATCGTCTTGTGCTGCGTTGCACCCGGGACGACCTGCTCAGGCTGCAGCAGGAGCACACCATTGTTCTTGCGCCTGTTCCTGAATCTGGAGAGGCCGAACTGGCCTCCCAGGCCCTGGCCAACCTGCGGATGGTCGAGGTGCTCCTGCCCGCCGGGTCGACCCTGGCCGGGGAAAGCCTGCGCGATCTGCGCTTCCGCCAGCGCTACAACACCACGGTTCTGGCCCTGCGCCGCGGCAATGAGGTGTTGCGCGAACGGCTTGGCAGGGCAACCCTCAGGGAGGGTGATGTGTTGCTCCTGCAAGGCCCCCAGGATGCCATCCGCGGCCTTCAGGCCAACAATGACCTGGTGGTCCTCGAGCAGATCGAAGACGATCTGCCGACCGTCAGCCGCAAGGGCCTCGCCATGGTCATCGCCATCCTGGTGATCGTCTTGCCCACCTTCAAGGTGTTGCCCCTGGTGGCGGCTGTGCTGCTGGGCACCGTGGCGATGGTGGCCAGCGGCTGCCTCCGTACGGGGGAGCTTCTGCGCTCGATCCGTCTGGATGTGATCCTGCTGCTGGGCTCCCTGGCCAGCTTCAGTGTGGCCCTTGAGAAAACTGGCCTGGCCGAGGCCATGGCGAAGTCCCTGCTGATCGGACTCCAGCATTGGCCGATCTTCTGGGCCCTCGCCGGAGTGTTCCTGTTCACCACCCTGCTCACCGAGGTGATGAGCAACGCGGCCACGGTGGCGATGGTGATTCCCATTGCGGCCAAAGTGGCCATCGGCCTCGGCATGCCGCCGATGGCCTTCATTTTCACCGTCCTGTTCGGAGCCAGCCAGAGCTTCCTCAGCCCGGTGGGCTACCAGACCAACCTGATGGTGTTCGGCCCCGGCCGCTATCGCTTCCTCGATGTGGCCCGCTACGAATTTCCCCTCACCCTGGTGATGACCCTTCTGGTGCCCTGGCTGGTCTGCAGGCAGTTCGGGATCTAG
- a CDS encoding peroxiredoxin: MTLQLGDTVPDFTQQSQLGPINLYDYAGDSWVVLFSHPADYTPVCTTELGEVSRLRPEWEKRNVKTIALSVDSAESHKGWISDINETQCTVVDYPILADSDKTVSDLYGMIHPNALNNLTVRSVFIIDPNKKLRLQITYPASTGRNFDEILRVIDSLQLTDNHQVATPVNWKDGEDCVVVPSIATEDARVKFPKGVTEIRPYLRMTPQPNK, encoded by the coding sequence ATGACGCTGCAACTCGGCGACACCGTTCCCGATTTCACCCAGCAGTCCCAGCTGGGTCCGATCAATCTCTACGACTACGCCGGCGACAGCTGGGTCGTGCTCTTCTCCCATCCGGCCGACTACACCCCGGTCTGCACCACCGAGCTGGGCGAGGTCTCGCGCCTGCGCCCCGAGTGGGAGAAGCGCAACGTCAAAACGATCGCCCTGAGCGTGGACTCGGCCGAAAGCCACAAGGGCTGGATCTCCGACATCAACGAAACCCAGTGCACGGTTGTTGATTACCCGATCCTGGCGGATTCCGACAAGACGGTCAGCGATCTCTACGGCATGATCCATCCGAATGCCCTCAACAACCTGACGGTGCGCTCGGTCTTCATCATCGATCCGAACAAGAAGCTGCGTCTGCAGATCACCTACCCAGCCAGCACCGGCCGCAATTTCGACGAAATCCTGCGGGTGATCGATTCCCTGCAGCTCACCGACAACCACCAGGTCGCCACACCGGTGAACTGGAAGGACGGCGAAGACTGTGTGGTGGTGCCCTCCATCGCCACCGAAGACGCCCGTGTCAAGTTCCCCAAGGGTGTCACCGAGATCAGGCCCTACCTGCGCATGACCCCCCAGCCGAACAAGTGA
- a CDS encoding TrkA family potassium uptake protein: MTNWWRWQGAGTAAPDSFAVIGVGRFGTAVCKELVRCGAEVLAIDRDQRAIDALRQVDPAIEARALDCTDEEALREAGVLDLNTVVVGISEPIAASITATLIVKDSEGSRVKQVIARATSDLHEKMLRRVGADKVVFPSRMQGEQLARQLVRPNLLERLRLDDRNSIEEIKVPQAFIGRSLRDLNLRKNYEVSVLAAGPENRLSVNPPASHVLSEGDLLVVMGTVQALEGLPQL, encoded by the coding sequence ATGACCAACTGGTGGCGCTGGCAGGGAGCCGGAACGGCCGCACCGGACAGTTTCGCGGTGATCGGGGTGGGCCGTTTCGGCACAGCCGTCTGCAAGGAACTGGTGCGCTGCGGTGCCGAGGTGCTGGCCATCGACAGGGACCAGCGCGCCATCGATGCCCTGCGTCAGGTGGATCCGGCCATCGAGGCCCGCGCTCTCGACTGCACCGATGAAGAGGCTCTGCGGGAGGCGGGTGTGCTCGATCTCAACACAGTGGTGGTGGGCATCAGCGAACCGATCGCGGCCAGCATCACCGCCACCTTGATCGTCAAGGACAGCGAGGGCAGCCGGGTGAAGCAGGTGATCGCCAGGGCCACCAGCGACCTGCACGAGAAGATGCTGCGCCGGGTTGGGGCCGACAAGGTGGTGTTCCCCTCACGCATGCAGGGGGAGCAGCTGGCCCGTCAGCTGGTGCGCCCCAACCTGCTGGAGAGGCTCAGGCTCGATGATCGCAACAGCATCGAGGAGATCAAGGTGCCTCAGGCCTTCATCGGTCGCTCCCTGCGCGATCTGAACCTGCGCAAGAACTATGAGGTGAGCGTTCTGGCCGCAGGCCCGGAGAACCGGCTCTCGGTGAACCCCCCGGCCTCCCACGTGCTCAGCGAAGGGGATCTGCTGGTGGTGATGGGAACCGTTCAGGCGCTCGAAGGCCTGCCCCAGCTGTGA
- a CDS encoding anhydro-N-acetylmuramic acid kinase yields the protein MSGTSADGVDAVLASFQGPPARPRWRVLNHCFHVYPSDLRAQLIAVGQGQPLAAAALLDLGEAVTEAQAECARRCDPAGRAELVGCHGQTIWHRAPETGRRGASWQLLQGPLLAQLLERPVVFDLRAHDLALGGHGAPLVPAADAALLEPIGGWRAVLNLGGIANLTLLPPARGPERQQPVRGWDCGPANTLIDLAVNRFSQGSLSYDEGGAWASRGVVQEELIQSWLQEPFFQLPPPKSTGREEFGLPDLERRLLDLEQRAVAAGAPLEPADALATLTAFSAAVVAADLRHGPRPLELVVAGGGARNTMLMDQLRRRCRGLWVRSLAELGLDEAAREALGFALFAWWHHQGHAGCLPSVTGARRAAVMGVRADPTL from the coding sequence ATGAGCGGCACCAGCGCCGATGGGGTGGACGCTGTGCTGGCCAGCTTTCAGGGCCCCCCGGCGCGCCCCCGTTGGCGTGTGCTCAACCACTGCTTCCACGTCTACCCCAGCGATCTGCGGGCCCAGCTGATCGCTGTCGGGCAGGGTCAGCCACTGGCAGCGGCCGCCCTGCTGGATCTGGGCGAAGCCGTGACCGAGGCCCAGGCTGAGTGCGCCCGCCGCTGCGATCCAGCCGGCCGCGCCGAGCTCGTGGGCTGTCATGGCCAGACCATCTGGCACCGGGCCCCAGAGACGGGCCGGCGCGGCGCCAGCTGGCAGCTGCTGCAGGGGCCGCTGCTGGCCCAGTTGCTGGAGCGGCCCGTGGTGTTCGATCTGCGCGCCCATGACCTGGCCCTGGGGGGGCATGGCGCCCCTCTGGTGCCCGCAGCCGATGCGGCCCTGCTGGAGCCGATCGGGGGCTGGCGCGCGGTTCTGAACCTCGGCGGGATCGCCAACCTCACGCTGTTGCCGCCGGCCCGGGGCCCCGAGCGCCAGCAGCCCGTGCGCGGCTGGGACTGCGGCCCGGCCAACACGCTGATCGACCTGGCGGTGAACCGCTTCAGCCAGGGCAGCCTCAGCTACGACGAGGGCGGCGCCTGGGCCAGCCGGGGCGTGGTGCAGGAGGAGTTGATCCAGTCGTGGTTGCAGGAGCCCTTCTTCCAGCTGCCGCCACCGAAATCCACCGGCCGGGAAGAGTTCGGCCTGCCTGATCTGGAGCGGCGTCTGCTTGATCTGGAGCAGAGGGCGGTGGCCGCCGGAGCCCCCCTGGAACCGGCCGACGCCCTGGCCACTCTCACGGCGTTCAGCGCGGCGGTGGTGGCGGCCGATCTGCGTCATGGGCCCAGGCCTCTGGAGCTGGTGGTGGCGGGAGGCGGAGCCCGCAACACGATGCTGATGGATCAGCTCAGGCGTCGCTGCCGGGGGCTGTGGGTGCGGTCGCTGGCGGAGCTGGGCCTCGACGAGGCCGCCCGTGAGGCCCTCGGCTTTGCCCTGTTCGCCTGGTGGCATCACCAGGGCCATGCCGGGTGCCTGCCTTCGGTGACCGGCGCTCGCCGGGCGGCGGTGATGGGTGTCAGGGCGGATCCGACGCTCTGA
- a CDS encoding ATP-binding cassette domain-containing protein — MLRLERVSKIYPTGEVLRDVTWEVKAGDRVGLVGVNGAGKSTQLRLIAGLEEPSSGQVVRQGNPRIAYLRQEFDVDLDRSVREELFQAFGEAADVLVRQHRVEHEMASDQAASDPRHLDELIHELGRLHSRFEALHGYELDARIDKLLPTLGFTPEGAEEPVGAYSGGWQMRIALGKILLQDPDLLLLDEPTNHLDVETIQWLEGYLLEQEVPMVVVSHDRAFLDRVCNLIVETERGVSRTYLGNYSQHLEQKALEREASQAAFERQQKELASQQAYIDRFRASATRSTQAKSREKLLEKVERIEAPLEGVSGPRFQFPPAPRSGRQVAVIDDLTHSYGDKILFLGASLEVERGDRIAFVGPNGAGKSTLLRLVMGLEPPDGGQAGLGEHNVVAGYFEQNQAEALDLGRSVIDTLFEAVPDWTQTQVRSLLGNFGFSNDDVFKAVGQLSGGEKARLALALMLLSPCNLLVLDEPTNHLDIPAKQMLESALQGYEGAALIVSHDRYFISQVANRIVELREGELVLYRGDYAYYLEKKAEEAEALSLAEQERAKQARQEANRLKQKAKSEARRSRGGS; from the coding sequence GTGCTCCGTCTGGAACGTGTCTCGAAGATCTATCCCACAGGCGAGGTGCTGCGGGATGTCACATGGGAGGTCAAGGCCGGAGACCGGGTCGGTCTGGTGGGCGTCAATGGGGCCGGTAAATCCACCCAGCTGCGGCTGATCGCCGGCCTTGAGGAACCCAGCTCGGGCCAGGTGGTGCGCCAGGGGAATCCCCGCATCGCCTACCTGCGTCAGGAATTCGACGTGGATCTGGACCGCAGCGTGCGGGAGGAGCTCTTCCAGGCCTTCGGCGAGGCGGCCGATGTGCTGGTCCGCCAGCACCGGGTGGAGCACGAGATGGCCAGTGATCAGGCGGCGAGTGATCCCCGCCACCTCGATGAGCTGATCCATGAGCTGGGCCGGCTGCACAGCCGCTTCGAAGCGCTGCACGGCTACGAGCTCGATGCGCGCATCGACAAACTGTTGCCCACCCTCGGCTTCACTCCCGAGGGGGCCGAAGAGCCGGTAGGGGCCTATTCCGGCGGCTGGCAGATGCGCATCGCCCTGGGCAAGATCCTGCTTCAGGATCCCGATCTGCTGCTGCTGGATGAGCCCACGAACCACCTGGATGTGGAGACGATCCAGTGGCTGGAGGGGTATCTGCTCGAGCAGGAGGTGCCCATGGTGGTGGTCAGCCACGACCGCGCCTTCCTCGACCGGGTCTGCAACCTGATCGTTGAAACGGAGCGCGGTGTCTCACGCACCTACCTGGGCAATTACAGCCAGCACCTGGAGCAGAAGGCCCTGGAACGGGAAGCCAGCCAGGCCGCCTTCGAGCGCCAGCAGAAGGAACTGGCCAGCCAGCAGGCCTACATCGATCGCTTCCGTGCCAGCGCCACCCGCAGCACGCAGGCCAAGAGCCGCGAGAAGCTGCTGGAGAAGGTGGAGCGGATCGAGGCCCCTCTCGAGGGCGTCTCCGGCCCGCGCTTCCAGTTCCCGCCGGCTCCCCGATCAGGCCGCCAGGTCGCTGTGATCGACGACCTCACCCACAGCTACGGCGACAAGATCCTCTTTCTGGGAGCCAGTCTCGAGGTGGAACGTGGGGATCGCATCGCCTTCGTCGGTCCGAACGGGGCGGGTAAATCCACCCTGCTGCGCCTGGTGATGGGGCTGGAACCCCCCGACGGGGGGCAGGCCGGTCTGGGGGAGCACAACGTGGTGGCGGGCTACTTCGAGCAGAACCAGGCCGAAGCCCTTGATCTCGGGCGCAGCGTCATCGACACCCTGTTCGAGGCCGTGCCCGACTGGACCCAGACCCAGGTTCGCTCGCTGCTGGGCAATTTCGGCTTCAGCAACGACGACGTGTTCAAGGCGGTGGGCCAGCTCAGCGGCGGCGAGAAGGCCCGACTGGCCCTGGCGTTGATGCTGCTGAGCCCCTGCAACCTGCTGGTGCTGGACGAACCCACCAACCACCTCGACATTCCCGCCAAGCAGATGCTGGAGTCGGCCCTGCAGGGCTACGAAGGAGCCGCGCTGATCGTCTCCCACGACCGCTACTTCATCTCCCAGGTGGCCAACCGCATCGTCGAATTGCGCGAGGGCGAACTGGTGCTCTACCGGGGCGACTACGCCTACTACCTGGAGAAAAAAGCCGAGGAGGCCGAAGCCCTCAGCCTCGCCGAGCAGGAACGGGCGAAGCAGGCCCGCCAGGAGGCCAACCGGCTGAAGCAGAAGGCCAAGAGCGAGGCACGCCGCTCCCGGGGAGGAAGCTGA
- a CDS encoding trypsin-like peptidase domain-containing protein, with protein MNSRWRRSLRPVLPLALLLGSPLLPLVPLPAPARPAAAASLTRQSFVADAVRRSGPAVVTIDTERTVVRPGSGGLPPGMMLDPFFRRFFPQAQQPTQRTERGQGSGVIFQSDGLILTNAHVVEKTDRVFVGLKDGRRTEGKVIGLDNLTDLALVRLMEPGPWPVAPLGNSDALQVGDWAIAVGNPYGLDNTVTMGIISNLNRNVAKLGITDKRLDLIQTDAAINPGNSGGPLLNADGEVVGINTLVRSGPGAGLGFAIPINRAREIANQLLATGRVSHPMIGVGLDNLPPELKRSLSGGALVRSVMPGGPASRAGLRSGDVIVAAAGKPVAGPSQMVEAVEANGVGRPMALKVMRSGTPVQLEVVPTGMDSVRGRTR; from the coding sequence ATGAATTCCCGCTGGCGCCGGTCCCTGCGCCCTGTTCTGCCCCTGGCCCTGCTGCTGGGATCTCCCCTGCTGCCCCTGGTCCCCCTGCCTGCCCCGGCAAGGCCTGCGGCGGCCGCCTCCCTCACCCGCCAGTCGTTCGTGGCCGATGCGGTGCGCCGCTCCGGACCGGCCGTGGTCACGATCGACACCGAGCGCACCGTGGTGCGCCCGGGCAGCGGTGGACTGCCGCCGGGGATGATGCTCGATCCCTTCTTCCGGCGCTTCTTTCCCCAGGCCCAGCAGCCGACTCAGCGCACGGAGCGAGGCCAGGGCAGCGGCGTGATCTTCCAGTCCGATGGGCTGATCCTCACCAATGCCCATGTGGTCGAGAAAACAGACCGGGTCTTCGTGGGCCTCAAGGATGGCCGTCGCACCGAGGGCAAGGTGATCGGCCTCGACAACCTCACCGATCTGGCCCTGGTGCGGCTGATGGAGCCTGGACCCTGGCCGGTGGCCCCCCTGGGCAATTCCGATGCTCTTCAGGTGGGGGACTGGGCCATCGCGGTGGGAAACCCCTATGGGCTCGATAACACCGTGACCATGGGCATCATCAGCAACCTCAACCGCAATGTGGCCAAGCTTGGAATCACCGACAAGCGGCTGGATCTGATCCAGACCGACGCGGCGATCAATCCGGGCAATTCCGGTGGCCCCCTGCTCAATGCCGACGGTGAGGTGGTGGGGATCAACACCCTGGTGCGCTCGGGTCCCGGCGCTGGTCTGGGATTTGCCATTCCGATCAACCGGGCCAGGGAGATCGCCAATCAGCTGCTGGCCACGGGCCGGGTCAGTCATCCGATGATCGGCGTGGGGCTGGACAACCTTCCCCCCGAGCTGAAGCGCAGTCTCAGTGGCGGTGCGCTGGTGCGTTCGGTGATGCCTGGAGGCCCGGCCTCAAGGGCTGGTCTGCGCAGTGGAGACGTGATCGTGGCGGCGGCAGGCAAGCCGGTGGCCGGTCCGTCTCAGATGGTGGAGGCCGTGGAGGCCAATGGTGTAGGGCGGCCGATGGCCCTCAAGGTGATGCGGAGCGGCACGCCGGTTCAGCTTGAGGTGGTGCCCACGGGCATGGACAGTGTGAGGGGACGGACCAGGTGA
- a CDS encoding DUF2973 domain-containing protein produces the protein MGRGFSAVPRPGDAGVPSSMASTQADPAQPAVDRTGRLTIHPELLDADGQITSEDLLTVRFGGDNDPPRLPAQSD, from the coding sequence ATGGGGCGGGGGTTCTCGGCCGTCCCACGCCCAGGCGACGCCGGGGTCCCAAGTTCCATGGCTTCCACTCAGGCTGACCCTGCCCAGCCGGCTGTAGACCGCACGGGCAGGCTCACCATCCATCCCGAGCTGCTGGATGCTGATGGACAGATCACCTCTGAGGATCTGCTCACCGTCCGCTTCGGTGGCGACAACGATCCCCCCAGGCTGCCGGCCCAGTCCGACTGA